ACTCAACGATGTGAATTTGACTATCTACCAGGGCGAATATTGTTCAATTATGGGGCCTTCTGGTTCAGGTAAATCCACCGCCATGAATATTATCGGCTGTCTAGACCGACCCACAGGCGGACATTATTACTTAGATAATATTGATGTGGCACAGATGGACGATCGCTCCTTAGCGCACATTCGTAACAAAAAGCTGGGGTTTGTCTTCCAACAATTCCATTTATTGCCCCAACTCACAGCGCTAGAAAATGTCATACTACCAATGTTGTATGCTGGTGTGAATCCCAAAGAAAGAAGCGATCGCGCCACAGTTGCATTGACCAGAGTCGGTTTAGCAAATCGCCTCAACAACAAACCAACTCAACTATCTGGTGGACAACAACAAAGAGTAGCGATCGCCCGCGCGATCGTCAATCGTCCCGTAGTCCTCCTAGCCGATGAACCCACAGGCGCACTTGATTCGCGCACAACTCAAGAAGTCTTAGATATTTTTGGCGAACTCAATGCCAGTGGAATCACCGTTGTTATGGTAACTCATGAACCAGAAGTTGCTCGACAAACTCAACGCATCGTTTGGTTCCGTGATGGTCAAGTGGTACACTATAACCTCACCCCAGACGACTTGAGTCAGCTTGCTGTGTCATGACTTATTAAAGTCCACATTCTAATTTATTGAAAAATAAAGCGTTGCTGAATCGAGGTATGAACTTGAATGTAGAGACGTAAAATTTTACGTCTCCACAAGTATTTTTCACCGCAATGCACAATCGTTTTCATCCCGCAATCAGCAACGCCAAAAATAAAAACATGGGATGTACCCTCCACATTTGCTCAATGCTTAGAGGAACTTTATCAAATCCTCGCACAAATCGCTCTCTATTCTTAGAAATTAACAAGACTACACTATGACACTTCCATAATTTTTTGATCTTGTTGTAAAAAATCTGACTACATTCAGGATATACACTGATATCAAGTGCGATTTCTAAAGGTTACTTTTAACTAAGTTCATAAGGCTTAGTTACACCCCATAAAATAGGTTTGACTAAGTTGTTACATTAGTCTCCTTAAGTTAATAGGTCAATCAACTAAAGTTTCAACAAATTGAACTTTGACCACTGTAACTTTAAATCCCTAGTTATTACCCAAGGGTGCATTTTACCATACCAATTTGGCAACCTCCTAACCTAAAACAAAGGACAAAGTTTAGAGGAATTAGCATACAAAATACGATCGCTGTATCGAATATAGCAGATGCTAAAGCTAGCTCACAAAGGCAGCTATCCCCACTGCTTTCGACTTCAATTCTGGCAATCACAGGATGCGTAACAACAAGCTCAGGGAAGACAAGAAACGTCTCTGGCTTTACGTACTAATCGTCCGATCACACTCAACAAAACCCGGACGTTCGATGGCATCAATACCCCTGCTTTAACCATCAACGGTTGACAGGAGAAAAAATTTTCAGTTTCACGATTTCACAACAGTGTTTCTACAATCGGCGCAATTTAAAGTTGCGCTCGGACAATTGTGCGTGTCTTGAACAGTCCAGATCAATGACCGATTCAAATAGCTACTTAGTAACTTTCTTTAGTTGCTAAGAGTGTACTACCAATTCCCTTTACATTCATTCGGAGTAAACAAATGGCTGGCACAACATATTACATTTCTGGAACAGGCAATGATAATCATAATGGTTTGACTCCAGCAACTGCCTTCCGCACAATAGCTAAAGCCGTTTATCTTCCCCAATTCAAAGCAGGTGACACAATCCTTATTATGAATGGGACTTACGATAAAGTCGGCATGATATTTAATAAAAATGGCTCACCAAACAACTGGACAACAATAAAAGCTTATCCAGGATCTACGCCTAAGATAATAACACCTGGAGGTGGCATCAATATATTTAGTTCATCCTACGTAAGGATTGAAGGACTTGATATAGAAGGAGGTCGGGAAAATATAACTTTAGACTATGCCTTACAACAGAAGGATAATCTTAACAATCCCTTGACCAATGCCAGTGGAATTAGTATAAAACCTTGGAAAGATGCTACCGGTGTTGGTGGTACTAACCCTCATCACATTGTTATCACTGGTAACACAATCAAAAACTTCCCCGGTGGAGGCTTGGGAGCTAGTGATTCAGACTACATCACATTTGAAAAAAATATTGTGTCTGGAAACGCTTGGTATTCTCCTTACGGAACTCAAGGAATGGGCTTTCTCCGCAGTTTTAATTTTGATAACAACACTACTAACTACAGGCTGATTATTCGAGATAATGTTGTCTACGATAATCAAAGTCTGGTTCCTTGGTACGTAGTAGGCAAAATCACTGAAGGTAACGGGATTATGCTTGATACTGTACAACAGGCTCAAGGTGGTGTGCCCTATACTGGTAAGATTTTAATTGCCAATAACATATCTTACAATAATGGTGCCGCTGGCATTGAAGTTTTCAAAGCTTTAAATGTAGATGTTGTCAACAACACGCTTTATAAAAACACTCGTGTTCTCAAAGATTCTGGAGAGATTAGTGTTGGTTACTCAACAAATACACATGTCTTAAATAATATCTTGTATGCTAGTGACAATCAAAATGCCAATGTCATCAAATACTCTACAAATGTAACTTTTGATCGCAACCTTGTTTATAACTATTCTCAATTTCAGGCTTCAGATATTTTAAAGACGACAGGGTTGCAGAATATTTTGGGTAAAGATCCGCAATTTGTGAATGCAGCCAATAATAATTTTGCGCTCAAACCTGGAAGTCCTGCCATCAATGTTGGTTCCAATGCCTTCAATAGCATAACTGGTGATGGTACTGGCATCGCAGCGGTTGATCTTGGTGCATATCTTCATGTTGGTGCATACCAAGTTCCTACCCCACAAATTCAAGCCCTCAATGGCACAGTTGAGATTGCAGATGTCAGTACTACTGGGATTAACTTTGGTGACACCATTGTTGGGAACACCCTAATAAGCAAAGCCTTTACCATCGACAACACCAGTACACCTGCACTCAACCTGAGTAATGTTCAACATCTCAACGAATTTAGTTTGGTCAGTACTCTTCCGACGAGTCCCATATTGCTCACAAGTTCCGCGGTTGTACTCCTCATCATCCTTACCCAGAATATATTTCGGGCATTTTTGAAAGTTTCTTTTTCGATGCAGGGTGAAAAACCGGAATCTAGATTTCAGAAGGCTTTGAGAATTTTGCTGAAAAATCAGAAGAAAGCACGTTGATATTGGGATAAATGCGGAAATATTGAAACCTCTTCCGGTTTTACTAGGTAAAACCGTCCCTTTCCGATTCGGAGAGGGATAGCCTTGAACTTACAGCTATTTACCTGAAAATAGCTGTAAGTTCAATGCAGGAAGAGGTTTGTTGAATTCACGTTGGATTAATAGAATCCAGACAGAAAAGGCGATTCCCAATCCAAAATGGTATAACTTTTCACAAACTTGGCGTTTTACCAGTTTCGGCTTGCGTGGCGATCGCCTTGACATCGGTATAACCCATTTCACCAGCTATAGTCCGAAACACTGAAATTTGCTCCTCAAAAGCTAGTCCTTCAATTTGGGAAACCAGATCGTTAATTGCCTTACTTGGTTGGTAACTAGCTGGTAAACCAACCACCTGATTCCCCATAGCTACTGCCCAAGCATACCAAACTAACAACTGGTTGTTTTCCTTGATCGCCCCATAAGCACGAGAATATTCTGTATCTTTGCGGTTAACAATATCCCGCATAATATCTAGTTGTTGCTCATCTGATAATTCAAAATACTCTCCTAGCAGAAGTGGTGCTAATTCTGGTTCCGCCGCAGCAGGAGCAGCTGGCGTAATTGAATCACCCATTTTTTTATAAACTAAATAGAACCAAGCTAATTTAGCATCGGTATCTAAAGCATTAAATGCGTCCACCAATTTTTGAGTTTCATTGCTCTGGGCTTGAGAAATAGTTTTGTCGTAACTTGCAGTCATAATTTTGTCTCCAAGGAAATTTAACACGCCAAACTAAGTGTTACCAGAGTTTGATTGTCAGACTCTAGTACCGATAGAAGGAGTTAAATTAATAATAAATTGCAGCTTTTATCTACCTTTTAATAGAGATAAAAGTCTCTCCCAAGGAAGCAATAAAGCAATGTATAAACTTGTTAAGATTGCCCTAGCAATAAGAATTTACCTTAAGGTTTTTAATTATGCCTGATGAAATAAAGCCCAATTTAAATGAAGCTCCCACTCATGATGCCCAATTAGCTGCCGAAAGCATAGCTAGTGGTGAAGAAGAAGCACCGAAGGTCAATTTTGATTCTGATTATGCAGCGGCACAGCAATTCAGCGTTAGTGAAGTCGATCGCACCGGTGAAGGCGCAGCAGCAGCTAAAGAAGCCACAGCCCCTAAATATAAAGCCTCTACACCAGCAGAGACAAAAACTCAAGCGCAGTCAACTGGTAATCCCGACGATTATATTGAGTTAGCAAAGGAAGTTGGTAATTCTCGGACTGAGGGTGTAACAAATGTCAGTGACGAGTTATTACAACAAGCTTTAGAAAAGGGTCAACCGAAAAAGTAACTTTTCCTAACCCAACATTTAAACATCTAGTGAAAAAAATGTAGAGACGTAGCACTGCTACGCCTCTACGATGATTATGCATAACGCATTAACTAACAACCATTCATCACTTCTAGCAGTTCACTTGGTTGCTGAATTAAATAATCGGGATTTTGTTTGGCTAGCGCTTCCGGTGAGTTAAAGCCCCAAGTTACTGCAATCACTTGGATGTTGGCTTTCTTTGATGCTTCTATATCTCTGGTTTCATCTCCGACATAAATAACTTCTTGGGGTTGGAGTTGCTTTTGCCTCAATACATTATTGATGATGGTTGTTTTGCCAAAAATTGTAATTCCTGAGTAAATGAAATCAAATAAGTGATTTAGATCGTTAATTGTCAGGAATTGCGTAACATTTTCTTTGGAATTAGAAGTGATAATACCCAGTTTATATCCTTGATTTTGCAGTTCTATCAA
This genomic interval from Nostoc sp. KVJ3 contains the following:
- a CDS encoding orange carotenoid protein N-terminal domain-containing protein, with product MTASYDKTISQAQSNETQKLVDAFNALDTDAKLAWFYLVYKKMGDSITPAAPAAAEPELAPLLLGEYFELSDEQQLDIMRDIVNRKDTEYSRAYGAIKENNQLLVWYAWAVAMGNQVVGLPASYQPSKAINDLVSQIEGLAFEEQISVFRTIAGEMGYTDVKAIATQAETGKTPSL
- a CDS encoding HAD-IA family hydrolase, whose product is MTPKVIIFDFDGTIADTVDALVSIANRLAVDFGYRHISPEQLALLKNLTSREIIKYSGVSLFKIPFLVKKVKGELKDKIPELKPIPGIKEALIELQNQGYKLGIITSNSKENVTQFLTINDLNHLFDFIYSGITIFGKTTIINNVLRQKQLQPQEVIYVGDETRDIEASKKANIQVIAVTWGFNSPEALAKQNPDYLIQQPSELLEVMNGC
- a CDS encoding choice-of-anchor Q domain-containing protein; the protein is MAGTTYYISGTGNDNHNGLTPATAFRTIAKAVYLPQFKAGDTILIMNGTYDKVGMIFNKNGSPNNWTTIKAYPGSTPKIITPGGGINIFSSSYVRIEGLDIEGGRENITLDYALQQKDNLNNPLTNASGISIKPWKDATGVGGTNPHHIVITGNTIKNFPGGGLGASDSDYITFEKNIVSGNAWYSPYGTQGMGFLRSFNFDNNTTNYRLIIRDNVVYDNQSLVPWYVVGKITEGNGIMLDTVQQAQGGVPYTGKILIANNISYNNGAAGIEVFKALNVDVVNNTLYKNTRVLKDSGEISVGYSTNTHVLNNILYASDNQNANVIKYSTNVTFDRNLVYNYSQFQASDILKTTGLQNILGKDPQFVNAANNNFALKPGSPAINVGSNAFNSITGDGTGIAAVDLGAYLHVGAYQVPTPQIQALNGTVEIADVSTTGINFGDTIVGNTLISKAFTIDNTSTPALNLSNVQHLNEFSLVSTLPTSPILLTSSAVVLLIILTQNIFRAFLKVSFSMQGEKPESRFQKALRILLKNQKKAR
- a CDS encoding ABC transporter ATP-binding protein — encoded protein: MANTISITDSLIPNPLPKSTIIRLENIFKIYGSGETEVKALNDVNLTIYQGEYCSIMGPSGSGKSTAMNIIGCLDRPTGGHYYLDNIDVAQMDDRSLAHIRNKKLGFVFQQFHLLPQLTALENVILPMLYAGVNPKERSDRATVALTRVGLANRLNNKPTQLSGGQQQRVAIARAIVNRPVVLLADEPTGALDSRTTQEVLDIFGELNASGITVVMVTHEPEVARQTQRIVWFRDGQVVHYNLTPDDLSQLAVS